The following are encoded in a window of Castanea sativa cultivar Marrone di Chiusa Pesio chromosome 9, ASM4071231v1 genomic DNA:
- the LOC142608709 gene encoding uncharacterized protein LOC142608709, whose translation MDRIDKYKRVEEDQQLGKGKGKVVPQDRRDFKLDRFNNNRPRCDFSRQFGVVAAPQAVNLLFREPVYQILEKIKNEPFFQWPNKMGGDPTRCNQSFHCQYHQERGHTTEDCRTLCGHLEQLVRGGKLKQFLYRSVGQGGQAGSRSQRDTSSKPPLGTINVILATSGRVGFYHSRVLSVAQPLEGAYYFEPKRSRTEGRPALSFSDNDKIGGYDVKRKLVDQGSWVEIMYPGLYKGLGLKLGDLTGYDSPLVGFDGKVVIPMGQIKLPVQTGSEIVDVNFIVEDVFSPYTVIVVRPWLHTMGAVSSTLHLKVKYSSDD comes from the exons ATGGACCGCATTGACAAGTACAAGCGGGTCGAGGAGGATCAACAATTAGGTAAAGGCAAGGGGAAGGTGGTCCCTCAGGATAGGAGGGACTTCAAGTTGGACAGGTTCAACAATAATCGTCCTCGGTGTGATTTTTCTAGGCAGTTTGGCGTTGTCGCTGCACCACAAGCAGTTAACTTGTTGTTTCGAGAACCAGTGTATCAAATcttggaaaaaattaagaatgaaccATTTTTCCagtggccaaataaaatgggagGAGATCCCACAAGGTGCAACCAAAGCTTTCATTGTCAGTACCACCAGGAGCGAGGGCATACTACAGAGGATTGTAGAACTTTGTGTGGCCACCTAGAGCAGCTGGTACGTGGAGGTAAGCTAAAACAATTCCTATACCGTTCCGTTGGACAGGGAGGCCAAGCAGGGTCAAGATCTCAGAGGGATACTTCTTCAAAACCACCTCTAGGCACAATCAATGTCATTCTTGCCACATCAGGAAGAGTTGGTTTTTACCATTCTAGGGTACTATCCGTAGCTCAGCCACTTGAGGGGGCATACTACTTCGAACCCAAGAGGAGTAGAACAGAGGGCCGACCAGCGCTGAGTTTCTCTGATAACGATAAG ATAGGAGGATACGATGTGAAGCGAAAActggttgatcaaggcagttGGGTGGAAATTATGTACCCTGGTTTGTATAAGGGTTTAGGGCTGAAACTGGGGGACTTAACTGGTTATGATTCACCTTTAGTAGGTTTCGATGGGAAGGTAGTTATACCAATGGGGCAGATTAAACTGCCAGTGCAAACTGGATCGGAGATAGTGGATGTCAATTTCATAGTGGAGGATGTTTTTTCTCCCTACACAGTCATCGTGGTAAGACCCTGGCTTCATACcatgggagctgtctcctccaccttgcattTGAAGGTAAAGTATTCGTCCGACGACTGA